A genomic region of Nitrospirota bacterium contains the following coding sequences:
- a CDS encoding LptA/OstA family protein, with amino-acid sequence MLRPHFTRDKLSLTIGLKFNIVSILIGRTVFRFLKPALPIAGFGIVIIMASFVFVADATAQLKEKTGGKEKEKSPIVITSNKLFADNVKNIQTFEGNVVAKSGEMIIYSDKMIVYHIEKGEDRDKDKEGDIGGDIDRIEAYGNVKVIKGDRTIISDEAIYYESEEKMVFKGNPKAWRGDDVVTGSMITYFTGEDRSIVENSKVILMRKERSGGKSDRTKATEKKIPQRR; translated from the coding sequence ATGTTAAGACCACACTTTACTCGAGATAAATTGAGCCTGACTATCGGACTCAAGTTTAATATTGTTTCAATTTTAATAGGCAGGACTGTCTTTCGCTTCCTCAAGCCAGCCCTGCCTATTGCTGGATTTGGGATCGTTATCATAATGGCGTCATTTGTGTTTGTTGCCGATGCAACAGCACAGCTTAAGGAGAAGACAGGAGGTAAGGAGAAAGAGAAAAGTCCAATCGTTATAACATCAAATAAACTCTTTGCGGATAATGTCAAGAATATTCAGACATTTGAGGGTAATGTGGTAGCAAAGAGTGGTGAGATGATTATATATTCGGATAAGATGATTGTCTATCATATAGAGAAGGGCGAGGATAGAGACAAGGATAAGGAAGGGGATATAGGCGGGGATATAGACAGGATTGAGGCTTATGGGAATGTGAAGGTTATAAAGGGTGACAGAACGATAATCTCCGATGAGGCGATTTACTATGAATCTGAAGAAAAGATGGTATTCAAAGGGAACCCCAAGGCATGGAGGGGCGATGATGTAGTAACAGGCTCGATGATTACCTATTTTACAGGAGAGGACAGGAGCATTGTTGAAAATAGTAAGGTCATACTCATGAGAAAGGAGCGATCTGGTGGAAAAAGTGATCGCACCAAAGCAACGGAGAAGAAGATTCCCCAAAGAAGATAA
- the lptB gene encoding LPS export ABC transporter ATP-binding protein — MSDVSMHIRSGEVIGILGPNGAGKTTTFYMIVGIVKPDNGEVLLDGDNIGMLPMYLRARKGIGYLPQEPSIFRKLTVSENIMAILETLDIPEVEKEEKMNSLLSELNIAHLSKNKGYALSGGERRRVEIARSLTTSPYFILLDEPFSGIDPLAVIEIQNIISRLKAKDIGILITDHNVRETLAITDRAYIISNGVIMESGTPKEIIKSPKARALYLGEKFRL, encoded by the coding sequence GTGAGTGATGTGAGTATGCACATAAGGTCGGGTGAGGTCATAGGGATACTCGGTCCAAATGGTGCAGGTAAGACCACAACCTTCTATATGATAGTCGGTATTGTAAAACCTGATAATGGAGAGGTACTGTTAGACGGAGATAATATAGGTATGTTGCCAATGTATCTGAGGGCACGAAAAGGAATAGGTTATCTGCCACAGGAGCCTTCCATATTCCGTAAACTTACAGTTAGCGAAAATATAATGGCAATTCTTGAGACCCTTGATATCCCTGAAGTAGAAAAAGAAGAAAAGATGAATTCGCTCCTCTCAGAACTTAATATAGCCCATCTATCAAAAAACAAGGGTTACGCCCTTTCTGGAGGTGAGCGGCGAAGGGTCGAGATTGCGAGGTCACTTACTACATCCCCGTATTTTATTTTGCTCGATGAGCCTTTTTCTGGTATAGACCCGCTGGCAGTGATAGAGATTCAGAATATTATCTCAAGACTGAAGGCTAAGGATATAGGGATACTGATTACCGATCATAATGTAAGGGAGACCCTCGCTATTACTGACAGGGCATATATCATCAGCAATGGTGTTATAATGGAATCAGGAACACCGAAGGAAATAATAAAGAGCCCCAAAGCAAGGGCACTTTATCTGGGGGAAAAGTTTAGACTATGA
- the lptC gene encoding LPS export ABC transporter periplasmic protein LptC produces MPGIENVIKKILIGIILLLLTAGVFFLSRKKETTIPVIPSKGEADIVMEDFSIPETESKGGGLKWELKAKKAEVYKPENKTILYDLEARFTMEDGKKMTLIADAGVFNTATKDMIVQKKEKDVKVISENGYVLTTTTLRWVEAERRIMTDEPVLLTGSKLRVEGKGLLFNVDNQIAEVLRDVKTTLYSR; encoded by the coding sequence ATGCCAGGAATTGAGAATGTCATCAAAAAAATCCTCATAGGGATTATCCTTCTACTTCTGACCGCAGGGGTCTTCTTTCTGAGTAGAAAAAAAGAAACCACAATTCCAGTCATTCCTTCAAAAGGTGAGGCTGATATCGTAATGGAGGATTTCAGTATTCCAGAGACAGAGTCAAAAGGAGGAGGACTGAAGTGGGAATTAAAGGCGAAGAAGGCTGAAGTCTATAAGCCAGAGAATAAGACCATCCTTTATGACTTAGAGGCGAGATTTACGATGGAGGATGGTAAGAAAATGACCCTTATAGCTGATGCGGGTGTATTTAATACCGCTACCAAGGATATGATTGTACAAAAGAAAGAGAAGGATGTGAAGGTGATTTCAGAGAATGGTTATGTGTTGACTACCACTACACTGAGGTGGGTAGAAGCAGAGAGGAGGATAATGACAGATGAGCCTGTTTTATTAACAGGGAGTAAACTAAGGGTTGAAGGAAAAGGTTTGTTGTTTAATGTCGATAACCAGATAGCAGAGGTGTTACGCGATGTTAAGACCACACTTTACTCGAGATAA